Proteins from a genomic interval of Lolium perenne isolate Kyuss_39 chromosome 1, Kyuss_2.0, whole genome shotgun sequence:
- the LOC127317154 gene encoding uncharacterized protein produces the protein MGGSRRKFKRSRTKVRVGLPRKKPREFKPAFDLPEALAAAAAGGHAPSWDAEGTVVKNYAAFGVVSNPNLLGAHSRGTARLVQSEDLQNPKLEEIRAATVEFGHIDNGSEDECDDLKSALGKKRRDGKSAPLEPLTKVQRICIGRLIEKYGDNYKAMFMDTKLNAMQHSVGTLKKLCERYHVCGKSFLYPL, from the exons ATGGGGGGCTCGCGGCGCAAGTTCAAGCGCTCCCGCACCAAGGTACGCGTCGGGTTGCCGCGCAAGAAGCCGCGCGAGTTCAAGCCGGCCTTCGACCTGCCCGAggcgctcgccgccgccgccgccggcggccaTGCGCCGAGCTGGGACGCGGAAGGCACCGTGGTGAAGAACTACGCCGCCTTCGGGGTGGTGTCCAACCCCAACCTGCTCGGCGCTCACTCCCGCGGTACGGCGCGCCTCGTCCAGAGCGAGGACCTGCAGAACCCCAAACTCGAAGAAAttcgcgccgccaccgtcgagttCGGGCACATCGACAACGGAAGCGAAGACGAGTGCGATG ATCTAAAATCTGCACTTGGGAAGAAAAGGAGGGATGGCAAATCTGCGCCTTTGGAGCCTTTGACTAAAGTTCAACGTATTTGTATTGGCAGATTAATAGAGAAGTATGGTGATAACTACAAG GCCATGTTCATGGATACCAAGCTGAACGCGATGCAGCACTCAGTAGGTACATTGAAGAAGCTCTGCGAAAGATACCATGTTTGTGGCAAGAGTTTCCTCTATCCTTTGTAG